The following are from one region of the Streptomyces rubrogriseus genome:
- a CDS encoding DoxX family protein — protein sequence MNVAYWIVAGLLAAFYLYGGAVKAVRSRDALRPMMAWVDGTPMPAVRAIGVVEVLGAAGLVLPPLTGVAPWLAPAAAAGFVVLQIGATGVHLRLGDRQVALNLTLLVTAAVTVWLAAARP from the coding sequence GTGAACGTCGCGTACTGGATCGTCGCCGGTCTCCTCGCCGCCTTCTACCTCTACGGCGGCGCGGTGAAGGCGGTGCGCAGCCGGGACGCGCTCCGGCCGATGATGGCCTGGGTGGACGGCACGCCGATGCCCGCCGTCCGCGCCATCGGCGTGGTCGAGGTGCTCGGTGCGGCCGGGCTGGTCCTCCCGCCGCTGACCGGCGTCGCGCCCTGGCTGGCCCCGGCCGCGGCGGCCGGGTTCGTGGTCCTCCAGATCGGCGCCACCGGGGTCCACCTGCGTCTCGGGGACCGGCAGGTCGCCCTCAACCTCACCCTCCTGGTCACCGCCGCCGTCACGGTCTGGCTCGCCGCGGCCCGGCCGTGA